From a region of the Solanum stenotomum isolate F172 chromosome 2, ASM1918654v1, whole genome shotgun sequence genome:
- the LOC125854316 gene encoding uncharacterized protein LOC125854316 isoform X2: protein MMYDIKRTELHRPWTSMEPSSSSNILGSHLLPKDAWKGHNNSFPFANSSYARPSMSGTEIVNSPFSSSNANDVQSGHGQMQNGCSSKICESLDARPSKLRKKMFDLQLPADEYIDTDEVEQLQDDEGSFYPSSRANGNDKVSQESCTRLFPGAGTKSDKKDASASHSCFRSSVRLADLNEPAQPEEAISLPVDFLGYGNSHKETRRLNASANSNPAFVALPRETTWNSHHTSLGKGKERDWFPSTYETGKVEGSLTPVPHSFSHNKFPTPRQLAQVMLDKAFLRPGVQSPHYFKDDLWKERVGHGPETFHGNHEKSEYTYGRPFITSRTASPYPFANSSEFTDSWSHTLSSWGKPSGFAARLSSGHTNPSLNSCAMVGKSPKSPQCHDIFGDKWHIDGSSRSNLGEATNFSIRNGFYHGSSSGPKESTRWFSVAFDSEKQNKSDNLTSDRSFNNGCEKFPITSNNMDLISEKGFDLNVLSKDSVNEELASRDLEFVDEKREPQDCKPVLPWLKAKPSFKNESTDTMNGMVEAYTNSPICGNGPLESFSDVCNVQNIAPAMIDLNMKASKELGETRSVRKILGAPIPEIPCASKNESSSFVSTSATLCSSPIEENSRHEERRIVIDINIACDLSMVEPEKQVVMEAVVAETAMETKATIIRNSFDLNSCITEDDDSFFVESDNVSVRTVVEIDLEAPPVLETELDNLSKENGKQKEASLQLPEHKPEQTQDEVVRVAAEAIVAISSSSQIDTICSDPSDNPLGSLGWFVGIVVSFESELESKSKEIIDEDAMIVARPTTTMEMDYFEAMTLQLEETKEQDYLPKPFVPEVQPVEDAGATSLTNRTRRGQGRWGRQRRDFQRDILPGLASLSRHEVTEDIQTFGELMRATGHSWNSGSKRRNGGTRGRRRMVIETTPVTVSTPLSPPLKQNLSNIVSSLEDKSLTGWGGKTTRRPRRQRCPADHPPTVPFTKTM, encoded by the exons ATGATGTATGACATTAAAAGGACGGAATTGCATAGACCTTGGACATCAATGGAGCCATCATCTTCATCAAACATTCTTGGATCCCATCTACTACCTAAAGATGCTTGGAAAGGCCATAACAACAGCTTTCCCTTTGCAAATTCAAGTTATGCTAGACCATCTATGTCTGGTACTGAAATTGTAAATTCTCCATTCAGTTCTTCAAATGCGAATGATGTACAGTCTGGTCACGGTCAAATGCAAAATGGTTGCTCTTCAAAGATCTGTGAATCTTTGGATGCCAGGCCCTCAAAATTACGGAAGAAGATGTTCGATCTTCAACTTCCAGCTGATGAGTACATAGATACTGATGAAGTTGAGCAGTTGCAAGATGATGAAGGATCGTTCTATCCAAGTTCCCGTGCTAATGGAAATGATAAAGTTTCCCAAGAGAGTTGTACAAGATTATTCCCTGGTGCTGGTACAAAGAGTGATAAAAAAGATGCTTCAGCATCCCATTCGTGTTTCAGAAGCTCAGTCAGGTTGGCTGATCTCAATGAACCAGCTCAGCCTGAAGAAGCAATCTCATTGCCTGTTGATTTTCTTGGATATGGTAATAGTCATAAGGAGACAAGAAGGCTAAATGCTTCCGCTAACTCAAATCCAGCATTTGTGGCTTTGCCTAGAGAAACCACATGGAACTCCCATCATACAAGCCTTGGTAAAGGCAAAGAGAGGGACTGGTTCCCTTCCACATATGAAACAG GTAAAGTCGAAGGTAGCTTGACTCCAGTACCTCATAGTTTTTCACACAACAAGTTCCCTACACCACGCCAACTGGCACAAGTAATGCTTGATAAGGCCTTTCTACGTCCTGGGGTTCAATCACCTCACTATTTCAAGGATGACCTATGGAAAGAGAGAGTGGGGCATGGTCCAGAGACCTTCCACGGAAACCATGAGAAGTCCGAATATACCTATGGGAGACCATTTATCACTTCTCGGACAGCTAGTCCATATCCATTCGCTAATTCCTCAGAGTTTACCGATTCATGGTCGCACACACTCTCTTCTTGGGGTAAACCAAGTGGCTTTGCTGCAAGGCTATCATCAGGACATACAAACCCGTCATTGAACTCATGTGCCATGGTTGGTAAGAGCCCGAAATCACCTCAATGCCATGATATTTTTGGAGACAAGTGGCATATTGATGGCAGTTCTAGATCAAATTTAGGTGAGGCTACTAATTTCTCCATCAGGAATGGGTTTTACCATGGATCCTCATCTGGGCCCAAAGAATCAACCCGTTGGTTCTCTGTTGCTTTTGACTCTGAGAAGCAAAACAAGAGTGACAATTTGACATCTGACCGCTCCTTTAACAATGGATGTGAGAAATTTCCTATTACCTCCAATAATATGGACTTGATATCAGAAAAAGGTTTCGATTTGAATGTACTATCAAAGGATTCAGTAAATGAGGAACTTGCCAgcagagatcttgagtttgttGATGAAAAACGAGAGCCTCAAGACTGTAAACCAGTGTTGCCGTGGCTTAAAGCTAAACCAAGTTTCAAAAATGAGAGTACAGATACCATGAATGGAATGGTTGAAGCCTACACAAACTCACCTATCTGTGGAAATGGCCCATTGGAAAGTTTCAGCGACGTCTGCAATGTGCAGAATATTGCACCAGCAATGATAGATCTTAACATGAAGGCCTCAAAAGAGTTGGGGGAAACCCGAAGTGTCAGGAAAATTCTGGGGGCTCCAATTCCTGAAATTCCATGTGCTTCCAAAAATGAGTCATCTTCATTTGTTTCCACGTCTGCTACTCTTTGTTCCTCACCCATAGAAGAAAACAGCAGACACGAAGAGAGGAGAATAGTGATAGACATTAACATAGCTTGTGACCTTTCTATGGTTGAGCCCGAGAAACAGGTTGTCATGGAAGCAGTTGTTGCTGAGACAGCAATGGAAACAAAAGCTACCATTATCAGAAATTCCTTCGATTTGAACTCATGTATTACTGAAGATGATGATTCATTCTTTGTCGAAAGTGATAATGTCAGTGTGAGGACTGTCGTCGAGATAGATTTGGAAGCTCCTCCTGTTCTGGAAACTGAGCTAGACAATTTGTCTAAAGAAAATGGCAAACAAAAAGAAGCATCTTTGCAGTTGCCTGAACACAAACCTGAGCAAACACAGGATGAAGTTGTCAGGGTCGCAGCGGAAGCTATAGTTGCCATTTCATCATCCAGTCAAATAGACACCATCTGCAGTGATCCATCTGATAATCCTCTGGGATCCCTAGGTTGGTTTGTTGGCATAGTCGTTTCTTTTGAGAGTGAACTTGAGAGCAAGTCTAAAGAAATAATAGACGAGGATGCTATGATTGTTGCGCGACCTACTACTACCATGGAGATGGATTACTTTGAGGCAATGACATTGCAGCTAGAAGAGACTAAGGAACAAGACTACCTGCCCAAGCCTTTTGTTCCTGAAGTCCAACCAGTGGAAGATGCAGGAGCCACTTCACTAACAAACCGAACCAGAAGAGGACAAGGAAGGTGGGGAAGACAGCGGAGGGACTTTCAAAGGGATATCCTTCCCGGATTAGCTTCCTTGTCAAGGCATGAAGTGACTGAAGACATTCAGACTTTCGGAGAGTTGATGAGAGCTACAGGTCATTCTTGGAACTCGGGATCGAAGAGAAGGAATGGAGGTACGAGGGGAAGGCGGAGGATGGTGATTGAGACCACCCCTGTCACTGTGTCAACCCCATTAAGCCCTCCTCTAAAGCAGAATTTGAGTAACATTGTATCCAGTTTGGAGGACAAAAGCCTAACAGGGTGGGGGGGGAAGACGACTAGACGTCCGAGGAGGCAAAGATGCCCTGCAGATCATCCTCCTACTGTCCCATTTACTAAAACTATGTGA
- the LOC125854316 gene encoding uncharacterized protein LOC125854316 isoform X1 — protein sequence MVAQAHCKGYVPAYYSMSYLSEDLNNRWPLHYGEKIFTNAQYCNGFMPRTTIDSDPGYDKDVLKQKILEHEETFKNQVFELHRLYRTQRDMMYDIKRTELHRPWTSMEPSSSSNILGSHLLPKDAWKGHNNSFPFANSSYARPSMSGTEIVNSPFSSSNANDVQSGHGQMQNGCSSKICESLDARPSKLRKKMFDLQLPADEYIDTDEVEQLQDDEGSFYPSSRANGNDKVSQESCTRLFPGAGTKSDKKDASASHSCFRSSVRLADLNEPAQPEEAISLPVDFLGYGNSHKETRRLNASANSNPAFVALPRETTWNSHHTSLGKGKERDWFPSTYETGKVEGSLTPVPHSFSHNKFPTPRQLAQVMLDKAFLRPGVQSPHYFKDDLWKERVGHGPETFHGNHEKSEYTYGRPFITSRTASPYPFANSSEFTDSWSHTLSSWGKPSGFAARLSSGHTNPSLNSCAMVGKSPKSPQCHDIFGDKWHIDGSSRSNLGEATNFSIRNGFYHGSSSGPKESTRWFSVAFDSEKQNKSDNLTSDRSFNNGCEKFPITSNNMDLISEKGFDLNVLSKDSVNEELASRDLEFVDEKREPQDCKPVLPWLKAKPSFKNESTDTMNGMVEAYTNSPICGNGPLESFSDVCNVQNIAPAMIDLNMKASKELGETRSVRKILGAPIPEIPCASKNESSSFVSTSATLCSSPIEENSRHEERRIVIDINIACDLSMVEPEKQVVMEAVVAETAMETKATIIRNSFDLNSCITEDDDSFFVESDNVSVRTVVEIDLEAPPVLETELDNLSKENGKQKEASLQLPEHKPEQTQDEVVRVAAEAIVAISSSSQIDTICSDPSDNPLGSLGWFVGIVVSFESELESKSKEIIDEDAMIVARPTTTMEMDYFEAMTLQLEETKEQDYLPKPFVPEVQPVEDAGATSLTNRTRRGQGRWGRQRRDFQRDILPGLASLSRHEVTEDIQTFGELMRATGHSWNSGSKRRNGGTRGRRRMVIETTPVTVSTPLSPPLKQNLSNIVSSLEDKSLTGWGGKTTRRPRRQRCPADHPPTVPFTKTM from the exons ATGGTAGCACAAGCCCATTGTAAAGGCTACGTACCAGCTTATTACTCCATGAGCTACCTTAGCGAGGATTTAAACAATAGATGGCCCCTACATTATGGAGAGAAAATCTTCACAAACGCTCAATACTGTAATGGTTTCATGCCAAGGACTACGATAGATTCAGATCCTGGATATGATAAGGATGTTCTAAAGCAGAAAATACTTGAACACGAGGAAACATTCAAGAATCAG GTATTTGAACTTCATCGCCTTTACAGAACTCAGAGGGACATGATGTATGACATTAAAAGGACGGAATTGCATAGACCTTGGACATCAATGGAGCCATCATCTTCATCAAACATTCTTGGATCCCATCTACTACCTAAAGATGCTTGGAAAGGCCATAACAACAGCTTTCCCTTTGCAAATTCAAGTTATGCTAGACCATCTATGTCTGGTACTGAAATTGTAAATTCTCCATTCAGTTCTTCAAATGCGAATGATGTACAGTCTGGTCACGGTCAAATGCAAAATGGTTGCTCTTCAAAGATCTGTGAATCTTTGGATGCCAGGCCCTCAAAATTACGGAAGAAGATGTTCGATCTTCAACTTCCAGCTGATGAGTACATAGATACTGATGAAGTTGAGCAGTTGCAAGATGATGAAGGATCGTTCTATCCAAGTTCCCGTGCTAATGGAAATGATAAAGTTTCCCAAGAGAGTTGTACAAGATTATTCCCTGGTGCTGGTACAAAGAGTGATAAAAAAGATGCTTCAGCATCCCATTCGTGTTTCAGAAGCTCAGTCAGGTTGGCTGATCTCAATGAACCAGCTCAGCCTGAAGAAGCAATCTCATTGCCTGTTGATTTTCTTGGATATGGTAATAGTCATAAGGAGACAAGAAGGCTAAATGCTTCCGCTAACTCAAATCCAGCATTTGTGGCTTTGCCTAGAGAAACCACATGGAACTCCCATCATACAAGCCTTGGTAAAGGCAAAGAGAGGGACTGGTTCCCTTCCACATATGAAACAG GTAAAGTCGAAGGTAGCTTGACTCCAGTACCTCATAGTTTTTCACACAACAAGTTCCCTACACCACGCCAACTGGCACAAGTAATGCTTGATAAGGCCTTTCTACGTCCTGGGGTTCAATCACCTCACTATTTCAAGGATGACCTATGGAAAGAGAGAGTGGGGCATGGTCCAGAGACCTTCCACGGAAACCATGAGAAGTCCGAATATACCTATGGGAGACCATTTATCACTTCTCGGACAGCTAGTCCATATCCATTCGCTAATTCCTCAGAGTTTACCGATTCATGGTCGCACACACTCTCTTCTTGGGGTAAACCAAGTGGCTTTGCTGCAAGGCTATCATCAGGACATACAAACCCGTCATTGAACTCATGTGCCATGGTTGGTAAGAGCCCGAAATCACCTCAATGCCATGATATTTTTGGAGACAAGTGGCATATTGATGGCAGTTCTAGATCAAATTTAGGTGAGGCTACTAATTTCTCCATCAGGAATGGGTTTTACCATGGATCCTCATCTGGGCCCAAAGAATCAACCCGTTGGTTCTCTGTTGCTTTTGACTCTGAGAAGCAAAACAAGAGTGACAATTTGACATCTGACCGCTCCTTTAACAATGGATGTGAGAAATTTCCTATTACCTCCAATAATATGGACTTGATATCAGAAAAAGGTTTCGATTTGAATGTACTATCAAAGGATTCAGTAAATGAGGAACTTGCCAgcagagatcttgagtttgttGATGAAAAACGAGAGCCTCAAGACTGTAAACCAGTGTTGCCGTGGCTTAAAGCTAAACCAAGTTTCAAAAATGAGAGTACAGATACCATGAATGGAATGGTTGAAGCCTACACAAACTCACCTATCTGTGGAAATGGCCCATTGGAAAGTTTCAGCGACGTCTGCAATGTGCAGAATATTGCACCAGCAATGATAGATCTTAACATGAAGGCCTCAAAAGAGTTGGGGGAAACCCGAAGTGTCAGGAAAATTCTGGGGGCTCCAATTCCTGAAATTCCATGTGCTTCCAAAAATGAGTCATCTTCATTTGTTTCCACGTCTGCTACTCTTTGTTCCTCACCCATAGAAGAAAACAGCAGACACGAAGAGAGGAGAATAGTGATAGACATTAACATAGCTTGTGACCTTTCTATGGTTGAGCCCGAGAAACAGGTTGTCATGGAAGCAGTTGTTGCTGAGACAGCAATGGAAACAAAAGCTACCATTATCAGAAATTCCTTCGATTTGAACTCATGTATTACTGAAGATGATGATTCATTCTTTGTCGAAAGTGATAATGTCAGTGTGAGGACTGTCGTCGAGATAGATTTGGAAGCTCCTCCTGTTCTGGAAACTGAGCTAGACAATTTGTCTAAAGAAAATGGCAAACAAAAAGAAGCATCTTTGCAGTTGCCTGAACACAAACCTGAGCAAACACAGGATGAAGTTGTCAGGGTCGCAGCGGAAGCTATAGTTGCCATTTCATCATCCAGTCAAATAGACACCATCTGCAGTGATCCATCTGATAATCCTCTGGGATCCCTAGGTTGGTTTGTTGGCATAGTCGTTTCTTTTGAGAGTGAACTTGAGAGCAAGTCTAAAGAAATAATAGACGAGGATGCTATGATTGTTGCGCGACCTACTACTACCATGGAGATGGATTACTTTGAGGCAATGACATTGCAGCTAGAAGAGACTAAGGAACAAGACTACCTGCCCAAGCCTTTTGTTCCTGAAGTCCAACCAGTGGAAGATGCAGGAGCCACTTCACTAACAAACCGAACCAGAAGAGGACAAGGAAGGTGGGGAAGACAGCGGAGGGACTTTCAAAGGGATATCCTTCCCGGATTAGCTTCCTTGTCAAGGCATGAAGTGACTGAAGACATTCAGACTTTCGGAGAGTTGATGAGAGCTACAGGTCATTCTTGGAACTCGGGATCGAAGAGAAGGAATGGAGGTACGAGGGGAAGGCGGAGGATGGTGATTGAGACCACCCCTGTCACTGTGTCAACCCCATTAAGCCCTCCTCTAAAGCAGAATTTGAGTAACATTGTATCCAGTTTGGAGGACAAAAGCCTAACAGGGTGGGGGGGGAAGACGACTAGACGTCCGAGGAGGCAAAGATGCCCTGCAGATCATCCTCCTACTGTCCCATTTACTAAAACTATGTGA
- the LOC125854321 gene encoding uncharacterized protein LOC125854321 has product MYRPVPITTRGGEPTDSGDPMVTLDQVPRWSNAEFRYAYENADPTNSCFPDPLASASGSECNASGMVSKFPMDHEINSKIYLWRGDPWNLEVDAVVNSTNENLDEAHSSPGLHASAGPGLAEECTTLGGCRTGMAKVTNAYDLPARRVIHTVGPKYAVKYHTAAENALSHCYRSCFELLIENGLKSIAMGCIYTEAKSYPREPAAHVAIRTVRRFSEKQKDKVEAIVFCTTTSQDTEIYKRLLPLYFPRDKHEEEVALLKLPADVGDENGETTIDERKIRIKPLPNAKKSNPRISQASVDLSVSNVGLTRSSSYLDAFLDPAFMSLIKDPDQRRREQWEKTAQAQTSWNFFKMFGYGDVAGPPLSAAEEYSLHSRYLTKANTLNFSEIAEMKIVYRGGVDSEGRPVMVIVGAHFLLRCLDLERFIIHVVKEFEPLIQKPYSIVYFHSAATLQMQPDLGLMKRIQQILGRKHQHNLHAIYVLHPTFGLKSAVFGLQLCVDNVVWKKVVYVDRLLQLFRYVPREQLTIPDFVFQHDLEVNGGKGLIVDPRTKYVYQRP; this is encoded by the exons ATGTATCGCCCTGTGCCTATTACTACCCGAGGTGGGGAACCTACAGATAGTGGAGATCCTATGGTGACGTTGGACCAAGTTCCACGTTGGAGTAATGCTGAATTTAGGTATGCATATGAGAATGCAGATCCTACTAATTCATGCTTTCCGGATCCTTTGGCATCTGCTTCTGGGTCTGAATGCAATGCTAGTGGCATGGTTTCCAAGTTTCCCATGGATCATGAGATTAACTCCAAGATATACTTGTGGAGAGGCGATCCCTGGAATCTCGAGGTAGATGCTGTTGTTAACTCTACTAATGAG AACTTAGACGAAGCTCACAGCAGCCCAGGATTGCATGCTTCAGCTGGACCTGGTCTTGCAGAAGAGTGTACCACATTG GGAGGCTGTCGAACAGGAATGGCAAAAGTTACAAATGCTTATGATCTTCCTGCCAG GAGGGTCATACATACTGTTGGTCCCAAGTATGCTGTAAAATACCATACTGCTGCAGAGAATGCGCTAAGTCATTGCTATCGCTCTTGCTTTGAGCTTCTTATAGAAAATGGGCTCAAGAG CATTGCTATGGGCTGTATATATACAGAAGCGAAAAGTTACCCACGAGAACCAGCTGCTCATGTAGCAATAA GAACTGTAAGGCGGTTCAGTGAGAAACAGAAAGATAAAGTAGAGGCAATTGTTTTCTGTACTACTACATCACAAGATACAGAGATTTACAAAAG ATTACTTCCACTCTATTTTCCTCGGGATAAGCATGAGGAGGAAGTTGCCCTTCTAAAACTTCCTGCAGATGTTGGGGATGAAAATGGGGAGACAACTATAGATGAGCGTAAAATTAGGATAAAACCGTTACCAAATGCCAAAAAGTCCAATCCAAGGATTTCCCAGGCCTCTGTTGATTTGTCTGTCAGTAATGTTGGTTTGACCAG GAGCTCATCCTATTTGGATGCTTTTCTGGATCCTGCTTTTATGTCCCTGATCAAGGACCCAGATCAGCGACGGAGAGAACAATGGGAAAAAACTGCCCAAGCTCAAACTAGCTGGAACTTCTTTAAAATGTTTGGATATGGTGACGTCGCAGGACCTCCTTTGTCAGCTGCAGAAGAATATTCGCTTCATTCTAGATATCTTACAAAAGCAAATACTCTGAATTTTTCAGAAATTGCAGAAATGAAAATTGT CTACCGAGGAGGGGTTGACAGTGAAGGCCGTCCAGTAATGGTTATTGTGGGGGCACATTTCCTGCTAAGATGTCTTGATCTGGAGAGATTTATTATCCATGTTGTAAAG GAATTTGAACCATTGATACAGAAACCTTACTCTATTGTGTACTTCCATTCTGCTGCAACTCTACAGAT GCAACCAGATCTAGGATTAATGAAGAGGATACAACAAATTCTTGGTCGCAAGCACCAGCACAACCTTCAT GCGATATATGTTCTTCACCCTACTTTTGGACTGAAGAGTGCAGTTTTTGGTTTACAACTCTGTGTGGATAATGTG GTATGGAAGAAAGTAGTATATGTAGATCGTCTTCTGCAACTATTCCGCTATGTTCCTCGTGAGCAGCTGACTATTCCTGATTTTGTATTCCA GCATGATTTGGAAGTGAATGGAGGGAAGGGCCTAATTGTGGATCCTAGAACCAAGTATGTTTATCAGAGACCATAG
- the LOC125854345 gene encoding nodulin-related protein 1-like has protein sequence MDPKQAKTTSGSGHSSTHKPNSHPKPSKSELMSSAKLVADAAKAKLHHDPKQFEKSELAGAAADLLNAASQYGKIEETGIGKFVGKAETFLHKYETSHHSTTTAAATAHTQSSGHTGGGKHEKAGSGYGEYIKMAEGLLKKNSDGSQSSESGKKGDYLKMAGDFLKKH, from the coding sequence ATGGATCCAAAACAAGCCAAGACCACATCCGGATCGGGTCATTCATCGACCCATAAGCCCAACAGCCACCCGAAGCCATCCAAATCTGAGCTGATGTCCAGCGCCAAGCTAGTAGCTGACGCTGCCAAAGCAAAACTCCATCACGATccaaaacaatttgagaaatcGGAGCTCGCCGGAGCTGCCGCTGACCTCCTTAACGCCGCTTCACAGTACGGTAAAATAGAAGAGACAGGGATCGGGAAATTCGTCGGAAAAGCAGAGACTTTTCTCCATAAATACGAAACGTCTCATCATTCCACCACCACCGCCGCCGCGACTGCACATACGCAGTCATCGGGGCATACAGGTGGGGGAAAACATGAAAAAGCAGGAAGTGGATATGGCGAGTATATTAAAATGGCGGAAggacttttgaagaaaaattccGATGGGAGTCAGTCGTCGGAATCTGGTAAAAAAGGAGATTATCTGAAGATGGCCGGAGATTTCTTGAAGAAGCATTGA
- the LOC125854323 gene encoding pentatricopeptide repeat-containing protein At2g20540-like — protein MSICTRRCLFLLEKCKNMKQLKQAHGQVITCGLGENSFALSRLLAFCSHPNLGSPIYGFKIFKQIQEPTICIFNTMIKSFLLKGDNEFNRITEIYKNMLKIGMYPDNYTLPYVLKACGRMKSFHLGELVHGQILKLGFLIDTFVGNSLIGFYTCFDNVEAARSVFYEIPCNCVVSWTVLICGYAKTGDVYEARLIFDECLAKDRGVWGCMISCYVQNNCFKEGLQLFRQMQMSGIEPDEAILVSVLSACAHLGCVDIGIWIHKYVKKLKMGSSIKLGTALIDMYAKCGCLDIAEKVFDEMPIRDLICWNAMISGFAVNGNGLKALKLFNEMQKSRTRPDDVTFISMFTACSYAGMANEGLNLLNLMCNVYHIEPKGEHYGCIIDVLSRAGLVEEARKIVQNMPNSSVPSEEAIAWRALLSASGNHRLVDLAEAAAERIVQLERHSGAYVLLSNIYVAAGKHDNARRIRKKMKSQYIDKVPGCSSLEINGVVHEFIAGEKTHPQLVQIHEVLETINNHLDNSTHILHGYDH, from the coding sequence ATGTCAATATGCACAAGAAGGTGCCTTTTCCTACtagaaaaatgcaaaaatatgaaGCAACTCAAGCAAGCACATGGACAAGTAATCACATGTGGACTTGGGGAAAACAGTTTTGCGTTAAGCAGGCTGTTAGCTTTCTGTTCACATCCTAATCTTGGCAGCCCAATTTATGGCTTTAAAATCTTTAAACAAATACAAGAACCCACAATTTGCATATTCAATACAATGATCAAATCATTCTTACTCAAAGGTGATAATGAGTTCAACAGAATCACAGAGATATACAAAAACATGTTGAAAATTGGGATGTACCCTGATAACTACACACTCCCTTATGTCTTAAAAGCTTGTGGAAGAATGAAAAGTTTTCATCTTGGTGAATTGGTTCATGGGCAAATCTTGAAATTAGGGTTCTTGATTGATACTTTTGTGGGTAATAGTTTAATTGGTTTCTACACTTGTTTTGACAATGTGGAAGCTGCAAGATCTGTTTTTTATGAGATTCCTTGTAATTGTGTTGTTTCTTGGACTGTTTTGATTTGTGGGTATGCAAAAACAGGGGATGTTTATGAAGCAAGATTGATTTTTGATGAATGTTTAGCGAAGGATAGAGGAGTTTGGGGGTGTATGATATCTTGTTATGTACAAAATAATTGCTTTAAAGAAGGGTTACAATTGTTTAGACAAATGCAAATGAGTGGAATTGAACCAGATGAGGCTATTCTTGTTAGTGTACTTTCTGCTTGTGCTCATTTGGGTTGTGTTGATATTGGGATATGGATTCATAAATATGTGAAGAAGTTGAAAATGGGATCAAGTATTAAGTTAGGAACTGCTCTTATTGATATGTATGCGAAATGTGGTTGTTTAGATATAGCAGAGAAGGTGTTCGATGAAATGCCGATAAGAGACCTTATTTGTTGGAATGCTATGATATCAGGATTTGCTGTGAATGGAAATGGTTTAAAGGCCTTAAAGTTATTCAATGAGATGCAAAAATCCAGGACTAGGCCGGATGATGTTACATTTATATCAATGTTTACTGCTTGTAGTTATGCAGGTATGGCGAACGAAGGTTTAAATTTGTTGAATCTAATGTGTAATGTGTATCATATTGAGCCTAAAGGTGAACACTATGGATGCATAATCGACGTTCTAAGCAGAGCCGGGCTGGTTGAAGAAGCAAGAAAGATAGTACAAAACATGCCTAATTCGAGTGTTCCTTCCGAAGAGGCTATAGCTTGGAGAGCATTACTAAGTGCCTCGGGGAATCACAGACTTGTTGATTTGGCTGAGGCTGCTGCTGAGAGAATTGTGCAGTTGGAAAGGCATAGCGGAGCATACGTTCTACTCTCAAATATCTATGTTGCAGCTGGTAAACATGACAATGCTAGAAGGAtaaggaagaagatgaaaagcCAATATATAGACAAAGTACCAGGATGCAGCTCACTTGAGATCAATGGTGTTGTTCATGAATTCATTGCAGGAGAGAAAACTCATCCTCAATTGGTTCAAATCCATGAAGTTTTGGAGACTATTAACAATCATTTAGATAATAGTACACACATCTTACATGGTTATGATCATTGA
- the LOC125854340 gene encoding uncharacterized protein LOC125854340, translating to MWPAGFVSHDCFKHTLVSVKPISEEEKFIIPPITSSYSSSLPYLTIHCNFSIIHQFWYIPLNNLEYINMGEELDSSTESTQIILHLSDTKLYERLDCAISEVFINFKGEFEDQQHIIVEQTSRKLKKIMTKQMLEVCMDVTLMIDHQCDGRILSELEELHENGMVPASKSSIELLEPMEADERNSNDDCLVCLNAIGEETQVLCLPCSHMFHGDCITKWLENSHYCPLCRFQMPTE from the coding sequence ATGTGGCCAGCAGGATTTGTATCCCATGACTGCTTCAAACACACACTCGTTAGTGTTAAACCAATttctgaagaagaaaaatttataattcCCCCAATTACTTcttcatattcttcttctttaccCTATTTAACCATTCACTGTAATTTCAGTATAATACATCAATTTTGGTATATACCACTCAATAATCTAGAATACATAAACATGGGTGAAGAATTGGATAGTTCAACTGAATCAACCCAAATCATTCTTCATCTTTCCGATACCAAGCTCTATGAAAGACTCGACTGTGCTATATCAGAAgtgtttattaattttaagggCGAATTTGAAGATCAACAACACATTATAGTTGAACAAACAAGTCGTAAGTTGAAAAAAATCATGACTAAACAGATGTTGGAGGTATGTATGGATGTGACATTAATGATTGATCACCAATGCGATGGTAGAATTTTGTCAGAATTGGAAGAATTACATGAGAATGGAATGGTGCCGGCTAGTAAATCATCAATAGAGTTGCTAGAACCGATGGAAGCTGATGAAAGAAATAGCAACGATGATTGTTTGGTATGTTTAAATGCGATAGGGGAGGAAACTCAAGTACTGTGTTTGCCTTGCTCGCATATGTTTCATGGAGATTGCATTACAAAGTGGTTAGAGAATAGTCATTACTGTCCGCTTTGCCGCTTTCAGATGCCAACGGAATAG